One Defluviitoga tunisiensis genomic window carries:
- a CDS encoding IS256 family transposase has product MAQFNITITEELLHGLFLSNGRDEAFSKLLEEIFNQVLLAQSTEQIGAEPYERTETRTAYRNGFRERQLTTRVGTLTLRVPRHRNGQFSTELFSRYQRSEQALVLAMMEMVINGVSTRKVEQITEELCGKKFSKSAVSTLCKKLDPIVEAFRTRPLKCHYPFLTVDAIYVKVRENGRVQSRGLLIAVAVNEEGYREIIGFQLANSESESSWGEFFSSLKDRGLKNVDLVTSDDHKGLVNAVRRHFQGASWQRCQTHFSRNMLDHTPKALQPEVKEELRRLYEAVDLESARKIRDQIIETYEAKAPKMTGLLDEAFDDITAVLALPLKYRKRLRTTNGVERLNQEIRRRERVIRIFPNEASVIRLMGALLMEQDEKWQTGRKYFDMQLYYQTHKEKNPNPITAA; this is encoded by the coding sequence ATGGCTCAGTTTAATATTACTATAACCGAGGAACTTTTGCACGGATTATTTTTATCAAATGGCAGGGATGAAGCATTTTCTAAATTATTGGAAGAAATCTTCAACCAGGTTCTCTTAGCCCAATCTACAGAACAAATAGGAGCAGAACCTTATGAGCGTACAGAAACAAGAACCGCCTACCGCAATGGATTTCGAGAAAGACAATTGACTACTCGAGTGGGCACACTCACTTTGCGGGTACCGAGGCATCGCAATGGCCAGTTCTCTACAGAACTATTTTCCCGTTATCAACGCAGTGAACAAGCACTGGTGCTGGCAATGATGGAGATGGTCATAAATGGCGTTTCTACCCGAAAAGTAGAGCAAATTACCGAAGAACTATGCGGCAAGAAATTTTCTAAATCAGCTGTCTCCACTCTTTGCAAGAAGCTTGATCCCATAGTGGAGGCATTTAGAACACGACCTTTAAAGTGCCATTATCCCTTTCTCACGGTGGATGCCATCTATGTAAAGGTTAGAGAAAATGGTCGTGTACAGTCAAGAGGTTTGTTGATTGCCGTAGCCGTAAACGAGGAAGGCTATCGTGAAATCATTGGATTTCAATTAGCTAACAGCGAATCAGAAAGCAGTTGGGGAGAGTTCTTTTCTTCCCTTAAAGACCGGGGACTAAAAAATGTCGATCTTGTTACCTCCGATGACCACAAAGGATTGGTTAATGCTGTTAGAAGGCACTTTCAGGGAGCTAGTTGGCAGCGCTGCCAAACTCATTTTTCCAGGAACATGCTGGACCATACACCCAAAGCATTGCAGCCTGAAGTTAAGGAAGAACTACGCCGGCTTTATGAAGCTGTTGATCTTGAGAGCGCTCGCAAAATCCGGGATCAGATCATCGAAACTTATGAAGCCAAGGCACCGAAAATGACAGGCCTTCTAGACGAGGCATTTGATGACATAACTGCAGTGCTTGCACTACCTCTAAAGTATAGAAAAAGGCTTCGTACTACCAATGGTGTCGAGAGGCTTAACCAGGAAATTCGCCGTCGAGAACGAGTGATTAGGATCTTCCCTAATGAGGCATCTGTCATACGTCTCATGGGCGCTCTATTGATGGAACAGGATGAAAAGTGGCAGACGGGGCGTAAATACTTTGATATGCAGCTGTATTACCAAACCCATAAGGAGAAGAATCCAAACCCCATCACTGCTGCATAA
- a CDS encoding YceD family protein: MFNEELKSSQLVVEYEKFEKIIERRIIIRNWKEIELPAENSKILSPIEVFFILEKRDNQVYASGKVETLLQLHCSRCLKPIEYWVDENFDSIYIDRRYEKFLSKSEQLKSLENTIYYDNSIIDLTNRVIEAIILAVPEIPLCKEDCKGLCQICGVDLNENPNHSCETDEIDPRLLPLKKLLEK; the protein is encoded by the coding sequence ATGTTTAACGAGGAGCTTAAAAGTAGTCAACTAGTTGTTGAATATGAAAAGTTTGAAAAGATTATTGAAAGAAGAATAATTATTAGAAATTGGAAAGAAATTGAGCTACCCGCTGAGAATTCAAAAATTTTATCCCCCATTGAAGTTTTTTTTATACTTGAAAAGCGAGATAACCAAGTTTATGCTAGCGGAAAAGTAGAAACGTTGTTACAACTACATTGTTCTAGATGTTTGAAACCAATAGAATATTGGGTCGATGAAAATTTCGATTCTATATATATTGATAGAAGGTATGAAAAATTTCTTTCTAAATCAGAACAATTAAAGTCACTAGAAAACACCATTTATTATGATAATTCCATAATTGATTTGACAAATAGAGTAATTGAAGCTATAATATTAGCAGTACCAGAAATTCCTTTATGTAAAGAAGACTGTAAAGGATTATGTCAAATTTGTGGAGTTGATTTAAATGAAAATCCAAATCACTCTTGTGAAACTGATGAAATTGATCCTAGACTGTTGCCATTAAAAAAATTACTGGAAAAGTAG